A genomic window from Tolypothrix sp. PCC 7910 includes:
- a CDS encoding AAA family ATPase, with the protein MIAGLDLECRILGYRVVEQLHFSSRTIVYRGIRLTNQQPVIIKYLKSDYPSFHELLQFRNQYTIAKKLDFPGVVRHYSLEAYRNSYILVMEDFGGIPLQDYTKKQPLDVGEFLAIALQIVEILHNLHQHRVIHKDLKPDNILINSSSKEVKLIDFSIASLLPRETQEIKNPNVLEGTLNYISPEQTGRMNRGIDYRSDFYSLGITLFELLTGELPFQSHDPMELIHSHIAKMPVQFKIQNDARGLANAALTKFKHEQSVPQVLYDIVSKLMAKNPEDRYQSALGLKFDLENCLEQLQTTGKIVDFAIGSRDVCDRFLIPEKLYGREAEVQQLLDAFERVASTTNARSELMLVAGFSGIGKTAIVNEVHKPIVRQQGYFIKGKFDQFQRNIPFSAFVQALRDLMAQLLTETDSQLEKWQDKILSALGDNGQVIIEVIPELERIIGKQPPVVELSGDAAQVRFNLLFQKFIRVFTTPTHPLIIFLDDLQWADSASMRLMRLLVSEAETGYLLLIGAYRNNEVSIAHPLMLALDEIHKSPAIVNSITLSPLQLGDLNHLIADTLSCPDEIAAPLAELVYQKTQGNPFFATQFLKALYIDKLISFDINTGCWQGNIAEIRELALTDDVVEFMAHQIQKLPPATQTVLKLAACIGNYFDLSTLAIVYEKSQPDTAADLWKALQSGLILPTNEVYKFFQDCEHHNGSCPLPTMGNPVAHYKFLHDRVQQAAYSLIPELQKQVTHLNIGKLLLHKTTVAEQEEKLFEIVNQFNIGKNWIGQDIQHTQIAQLNLKAGKKAKIATAHTAALEYFITGINLLPENQWQTQYELTLALYASATEAAYLSSNLDQMTNFASVILASANSLLDKIKAYEIQIQALQAQNQPLAAVKIALKILQLLSIKFPEQPSELDIIQALHQTKKNLAGRQPLDLVNLPQMTEPEKLAAIKIMAAVSASVYIAVPQLFPLIILEQVNLSITYGNTPFSPYSYGCYGQLLCGVQGDIDLGYQFGKLALKLLEKFNFKEQKARTYGEVCLGTLHWQEPVIKTLPLLKAGYQSGLDNGDLVWTGICGIIYIMHSWLAGQELNDIKRDATAFCAQLTQLKQAALVNQIAIFQQAVVNLLGDNTEVWRFEGDAFNEAQMLPILQQGGDQTALCYFYYQKLFLYYLFDEFQSAVNAAIATENYLGAATGLFIVPSFYTYDSLAHLAIYPQVSSDEQQRIEQRVGSNQEKMQKWANSAPGNHLHKFYLVEAERHRILHNKAAAIELYDLAISTAKANNYPHEEALANELAAKFYLAWGKNNIVQEYLLSAYYGYARWGATAKVKQLEQNYPQFLIPILQPDSISFSSDVTIPLAEMVSKSNDSSQTTNYSSNGVSAALDLATVLKSFQMLASEIHLDKLLSTLLQVVLENAGADKCVLLLQKQGKLTIEATIALGQQSAVLQSVPLENSQEVPVCLINTVKRTLTAAVLIDAITHPLLTADPYIFRYQPKSILCTPIMYQGKLLGILYLENKEATAAFTSDRVELLNLLCTQAAISLENAHLYQQAQLYSQQLEQSLDELRASDTRFQNLANNIPGMIYQFRLAADGSTSTPYVSSGCYEIYEVSAEDVMVGRENLYAMNHPNDIAEVAELITHSAQNLTSFQHEWRIITPSGIVKWIQSAAQPQQQADGSIMWDGIVIDVSDRHLAEEKIRAQEQFLRSIYDGVDHPIFVINVTPEQEFFYAGWNPSAARVTGIAPDDVLGKTPEQIHGEVEGALVKQQYISCITAGTSITIEQCLTFDNEITWWLTTFNPLRDRTGRIHQLIGTAINISEQQAALRERKLAEAQAQQKAQELEIAMQDLQQTQLQMVQSEKMSALGNLIAGVAHEINNPVGFIVGNLQPARDYINDVLGVLDLYQQQFPNPGAVITDEIEAIDLEYIREDLPKLIDSMKLGVDRIRNISISLRNFSRADKDYKILFNLHEGLNSTILILKHRLKANESRPAIAVITNYGNLPEVECFPGQLNQVFMNILANAIDSLEEFNQQRAQGEFRPHSHQITIKTVYIPESDSNSTPHVEIRIKDNGTGMTPEVKAKVFDHLFTTKPVGKGTGLGLAIARQIVVERHEGTISVDSVLGEGTEFTIKLPVKGS; encoded by the coding sequence ATGATTGCAGGGCTGGATTTAGAATGCAGAATTTTAGGATACCGAGTTGTAGAACAACTGCACTTTAGTTCCAGAACAATTGTCTATCGAGGCATTCGACTTACTAATCAGCAACCTGTAATCATCAAATACCTGAAATCTGATTACCCAAGTTTTCATGAATTGTTGCAGTTTCGCAACCAATATACGATCGCCAAAAAACTTGACTTCCCTGGGGTAGTACGCCACTACAGCCTGGAAGCATATCGCAATAGCTATATATTAGTAATGGAAGATTTTGGTGGAATCCCGCTGCAAGATTATACCAAAAAACAGCCACTAGACGTAGGTGAATTTTTAGCGATCGCATTGCAAATAGTTGAGATTTTACATAATTTACATCAGCATCGAGTTATTCATAAAGACCTCAAACCTGACAATATTTTAATCAATTCTTCCTCCAAAGAAGTTAAGCTGATTGATTTTAGTATTGCCTCTTTGCTACCAAGAGAAACTCAGGAAATTAAAAATCCCAATGTTTTAGAAGGAACCCTCAATTATATTTCTCCCGAACAAACTGGAAGGATGAATCGGGGGATTGACTATCGTAGTGATTTCTATTCCTTAGGGATTACTTTATTTGAACTCCTGACAGGTGAACTTCCGTTTCAGTCTCATGACCCAATGGAGTTGATTCACTCTCATATTGCCAAAATGCCAGTTCAATTCAAAATTCAAAATGACGCTCGCGGACTCGCTAACGCTGCGCTAACAAAATTCAAACATGAACAATCAGTTCCGCAGGTACTTTACGATATTGTGAGTAAGCTGATGGCGAAAAACCCCGAAGACCGCTATCAGAGTGCTTTAGGGTTGAAATTTGATTTAGAAAATTGCTTAGAACAACTGCAAACAACGGGTAAGATTGTAGACTTTGCCATTGGTAGCCGGGATGTGTGCGATCGCTTTCTCATTCCGGAAAAACTCTATGGTAGGGAAGCTGAAGTTCAGCAGTTGCTAGATGCATTTGAGAGGGTAGCCAGCACAACCAATGCGAGAAGCGAACTGATGTTAGTAGCAGGCTTTTCGGGTATTGGCAAAACTGCGATCGTCAATGAAGTTCACAAACCGATTGTCCGGCAACAGGGTTATTTCATTAAAGGTAAATTTGACCAGTTCCAGCGCAATATTCCGTTTTCGGCATTTGTGCAAGCATTACGCGATTTAATGGCACAATTGCTAACAGAAACAGATAGCCAATTAGAGAAATGGCAAGATAAAATTCTCTCGGCTTTAGGCGATAACGGACAGGTAATCATTGAAGTGATTCCAGAACTAGAACGAATTATTGGCAAACAACCTCCGGTTGTGGAATTATCGGGAGATGCAGCACAAGTTCGTTTCAATTTGCTGTTTCAAAAGTTTATTCGGGTTTTTACCACTCCCACCCATCCCCTAATAATTTTCTTAGATGATTTGCAATGGGCAGACTCAGCATCAATGAGGTTGATGCGATTGTTAGTTAGTGAAGCAGAAACAGGTTATCTTCTACTAATTGGTGCTTACCGTAATAACGAAGTCTCAATTGCTCATCCATTAATGTTGGCATTAGATGAAATTCACAAATCTCCAGCAATTGTTAACAGCATTACTCTGTCTCCTTTGCAATTAGGTGATTTAAATCATTTAATTGCTGATACTCTTAGTTGTCCGGATGAAATTGCTGCACCTTTAGCGGAATTAGTTTATCAGAAAACCCAAGGTAATCCTTTTTTTGCTACACAGTTTCTCAAGGCATTATATATAGATAAATTAATTAGTTTTGATATTAATACTGGTTGCTGGCAAGGTAATATTGCTGAAATTAGAGAACTAGCTTTGACTGATGATGTTGTCGAGTTCATGGCACATCAGATTCAAAAATTACCTCCAGCTACTCAAACTGTGTTGAAATTGGCTGCTTGTATCGGTAATTATTTTGACTTATCAACCTTGGCAATTGTTTATGAAAAATCCCAGCCAGACACAGCCGCAGATTTATGGAAGGCACTACAATCTGGGTTAATTTTACCTACTAATGAAGTTTATAAATTTTTTCAAGATTGTGAGCATCACAATGGATCATGCCCATTACCTACGATGGGTAATCCGGTAGCTCATTACAAGTTTTTACACGATCGCGTCCAGCAAGCAGCTTATTCTCTCATTCCCGAACTACAAAAACAAGTTACTCACCTAAATATTGGTAAATTGCTACTGCATAAAACTACTGTTGCAGAACAAGAAGAAAAATTATTTGAGATTGTTAATCAATTTAATATTGGTAAAAATTGGATTGGGCAAGACATTCAGCATACTCAAATTGCTCAACTGAACCTAAAAGCTGGCAAAAAAGCTAAAATTGCCACTGCTCATACAGCAGCTTTAGAATATTTCATTACAGGTATTAACTTACTACCAGAAAATCAATGGCAAACGCAGTATGAGTTAACTTTAGCGCTTTATGCATCTGCGACCGAAGCAGCTTATTTGAGTAGTAATTTAGACCAAATGACAAATTTTGCATCTGTAATATTAGCAAGTGCTAACAGTTTATTAGATAAGATAAAAGCCTATGAAATTCAAATTCAAGCGCTGCAAGCACAGAATCAACCCTTAGCAGCGGTCAAAATTGCTCTGAAAATTCTGCAACTTTTGAGTATCAAATTTCCGGAGCAACCCAGTGAATTAGATATTATACAAGCACTGCATCAAACTAAAAAAAATTTAGCAGGTAGACAACCATTAGACTTAGTCAATCTACCCCAAATGACAGAACCAGAAAAATTGGCCGCAATCAAAATTATGGCGGCGGTTTCTGCTTCTGTTTATATTGCGGTGCCGCAATTATTTCCGTTAATTATCTTAGAGCAAGTTAACTTATCAATTACCTATGGTAATACACCATTTTCTCCTTACAGCTATGGTTGTTATGGACAGTTATTGTGTGGAGTCCAAGGAGATATTGACTTGGGCTATCAATTTGGCAAACTAGCGCTGAAGTTGCTTGAAAAATTCAATTTCAAAGAACAAAAAGCAAGAACTTATGGAGAAGTTTGTCTTGGTACATTGCATTGGCAAGAACCTGTAATTAAGACCTTACCATTGCTGAAAGCAGGCTACCAAAGTGGCTTAGACAATGGTGATTTAGTATGGACTGGTATTTGCGGCATTATTTACATTATGCATTCTTGGCTGGCAGGACAAGAATTGAACGATATCAAACGAGATGCTACTGCTTTTTGTGCCCAGTTAACTCAACTCAAGCAAGCAGCACTAGTCAATCAAATTGCAATTTTTCAACAAGCAGTTGTCAATTTATTGGGAGATAATACTGAAGTTTGGCGATTTGAGGGCGATGCTTTTAATGAAGCCCAAATGTTACCAATACTGCAACAGGGGGGTGATCAAACAGCCCTGTGCTATTTCTATTATCAAAAACTTTTTCTGTATTATTTATTTGATGAATTTCAGTCAGCCGTAAACGCCGCGATCGCTACAGAAAATTACTTGGGTGCAGCTACCGGATTGTTTATAGTTCCCAGCTTCTATACCTACGATTCGCTAGCACATCTGGCAATTTATCCCCAAGTTTCTTCCGATGAACAACAACGCATTGAACAGCGAGTTGGCAGCAACCAAGAAAAAATGCAAAAATGGGCTAATTCTGCCCCAGGAAATCATCTGCACAAATTTTATTTAGTGGAAGCAGAACGCCATCGTATTTTACATAACAAAGCAGCAGCTATTGAATTATATGACTTGGCAATTTCCACAGCCAAAGCCAATAATTACCCCCACGAAGAAGCTTTAGCCAACGAACTCGCTGCTAAATTCTATTTAGCATGGGGTAAAAATAACATTGTTCAAGAATATCTATTAAGCGCTTACTATGGTTATGCGCGTTGGGGTGCAACTGCCAAAGTTAAACAACTAGAACAAAACTATCCGCAGTTTCTGATTCCTATTTTGCAACCAGATAGCATCAGTTTTTCATCTGATGTTACTATCCCATTAGCAGAAATGGTATCTAAATCAAATGACAGTAGCCAAACTACAAATTATAGTAGCAATGGCGTATCTGCTGCCTTGGATTTAGCCACTGTCCTGAAATCTTTTCAGATGTTAGCCAGCGAAATTCATCTGGACAAATTACTCTCTACATTATTGCAAGTAGTATTAGAAAATGCAGGTGCAGATAAATGTGTTTTATTGCTACAAAAACAGGGCAAGCTAACTATTGAAGCGACGATTGCACTAGGACAACAATCAGCAGTGCTGCAATCAGTTCCCCTAGAAAATAGTCAAGAAGTACCCGTGTGCTTAATTAATACTGTCAAAAGAACCTTGACAGCTGCGGTATTAATCGATGCTATTACCCATCCTTTATTAACAGCCGACCCCTATATTTTCCGTTACCAGCCCAAGAGCATATTATGTACACCAATTATGTATCAGGGCAAACTTTTAGGGATTTTATATTTAGAAAATAAAGAAGCCACAGCCGCTTTTACTAGCGATCGCGTGGAACTCCTAAATTTGCTCTGTACTCAAGCGGCGATTTCCTTAGAAAATGCCCACCTTTATCAACAAGCTCAACTTTACAGCCAGCAATTAGAGCAATCCCTAGATGAACTCCGGGCAAGTGATACCCGCTTCCAGAACCTTGCAAATAACATTCCAGGGATGATTTACCAGTTTCGCTTAGCTGCGGATGGTTCTACATCTACACCCTACGTCAGTTCTGGCTGCTACGAAATCTATGAGGTGTCAGCAGAAGATGTGATGGTAGGGAGAGAAAACCTGTATGCGATGAATCATCCCAACGATATAGCAGAGGTTGCTGAGTTAATTACTCATTCTGCTCAAAATTTAACGTCATTTCAACATGAATGGCGCATTATCACACCTTCAGGCATAGTCAAATGGATTCAATCTGCAGCGCAACCCCAGCAGCAAGCCGACGGATCAATTATGTGGGATGGGATTGTGATCGATGTGAGCGATCGCCATTTAGCTGAAGAAAAAATCCGCGCCCAAGAACAATTTCTCCGCAGTATCTATGATGGTGTCGATCATCCGATTTTTGTCATCAATGTCACGCCAGAGCAGGAATTTTTCTATGCAGGCTGGAATCCATCCGCAGCCAGGGTTACAGGTATAGCACCAGACGATGTACTCGGCAAAACTCCTGAACAGATTCATGGAGAGGTAGAAGGTGCGTTAGTGAAACAGCAATATATCAGTTGCATCACCGCAGGAACTAGCATCACCATTGAGCAATGCCTTACTTTTGATAACGAAATAACTTGGTGGCTGACAACCTTTAATCCCCTGCGCGATCGTACTGGGAGAATTCATCAATTGATTGGCACAGCGATTAATATTAGCGAACAGCAAGCTGCACTTCGTGAACGTAAACTAGCTGAAGCTCAAGCGCAGCAAAAAGCCCAAGAATTAGAAATAGCCATGCAAGACTTGCAACAAACCCAACTACAAATGGTGCAAAGTGAGAAAATGTCTGCCTTGGGGAATCTTATAGCTGGTGTTGCTCATGAAATTAATAATCCCGTGGGATTTATCGTCGGTAACTTGCAACCTGCGCGAGATTACATTAACGATGTGTTAGGAGTACTCGATTTATATCAGCAGCAATTTCCCAATCCAGGTGCAGTCATTACCGATGAAATAGAAGCAATTGATTTGGAATATATTCGTGAAGACTTACCCAAGCTGATTGACTCTATGAAACTTGGTGTTGATCGCATCCGCAATATTAGTATCAGCCTGCGAAACTTTTCTCGCGCCGATAAAGATTACAAAATTCTCTTTAATCTTCACGAAGGTCTCAACAGTACAATTTTAATTCTTAAACATCGCCTCAAAGCTAACGAAAGTCGTCCCGCAATTGCCGTAATTACAAATTACGGCAATTTACCCGAAGTCGAATGTTTTCCCGGACAACTCAACCAAGTGTTTATGAACATCTTGGCAAATGCCATTGATAGTTTAGAAGAATTTAATCAGCAACGCGCTCAAGGTGAATTTCGTCCCCACTCCCACCAAATTACCATTAAAACTGTATACATTCCCGAGAGCGATAGCAACTCTACTCCCCATGTTGAAATTCGCATCAAAGACAACGGTACAGGAATGACACCAGAAGTCAAAGCCAAAGTCTTCGATCATCTATTTACTACCAAACCCGTAGGTAAAGGTACAGGTTTAGGATTAGCGATCGCCCGCCAAATCGTCGTAGAACGACACGAAGGCACGATCAGCGTAGATTCTGTTCTCGGAGAAGGTACAGAATTTACCATTAAGCTGCCTGTAAAAGGTTCTTAA